A stretch of DNA from Sulfurovum sp. TSL6:
ACATGGGAAGTATTCCGTGATACACTCATCGAACAGGCAGAACAAGGGGTAGATTACTTTACCATTCATGCCGGGCTTTTACTGCACCATGTACCAATGACAACGAAGCGTGTGACGGGTATTGTTTCTCGTGGTGGAGCAATCATGGCAAAATGGATGATACATCATCACCAAGAGAACTTCTTAAATACACACTTTGAAGATATCTGTGAAATTATGAAAGCGTATGATGTAACTTTCTCTCTTGGTGATGGATTACGCCCAGGTTCTGGAGCAGATGCAAATGATGAAGCACAGTTTGCTGAACTTAAAGAGCTGGGACGTTTAACACAAATTGCTTGGAAGCATGACGTTCAAACGATCATCGAAGGTCCTGGTCACGTGCCAATGCATATGATCAAAGATAACATGGATAAACAGCTTGAGTGGTGTCATGAAGCGCCGTTCTATACACTTGGGCCCCTAACTACAGATATCGCGCCAGGATATGACCACTTCACGTCAGGGATCGGTGCAGCAATGATCGGTTGGTACGGGTGTGCGATGCTTTGTTATGTAACACCTAAAGAGCACTTGGGACTTCCAAATAGAGAAGATGTAAAAGAGGGACTGATTACCTATAAAATAGCTGCACACGCTGCAGATGTTGCTAAAGGACACCCTGGAGCACGTGCCAGAGATGATGCGATGAGTAAGGCAAGATTTGAGTTTAGATGGGTAGATCAGTTTAATATCGGTCTTGATCCTGAACGTGCACGTGATTACCATGATGCGACACTTCCTATGGAAGCAGCAAAAGTGGCACACTTTTGTTCAATGTGTGGACCAAAGTTCTGTTCTATGAAAATCTCTGCAGATGTACGTGAGTATGCAGATAGTTTAGGTACAGATGTAGAGAGTGCCAAGAAACAAGGGATGGATGAAATGTCTATGAAGTTTAAAGAGATGGGTTCAGAAGTCTATGTTGAAGCAGACAAGATAGAAGAAAAGTAAAAACATGAATATAGGTATTGCAGGTGCTGGTTTAGTAGGTAGGGTGTTAGCACTTAATCTACTGCAACGTGGCCACACAGTCACACTTTTTGATGAAGATACAGCCTATGGAGATAAAGCTGCAGGAATGACTGCAGCTGGTATGTTGGCTGTCTTTGCTGAATTAGAGAGTGCAGAGTCTGTCATTTTTGACCATGGAAATCGCTCTATTTCCCTTTGGCCGGCTCTGTTAGAACAGGTTGGTATTGCAGATGCGTATCAGCAAGAGGGCAGTATTATTACAGCACATCCTCAAGATTATAATGAGTTAGATCATTTTATCGATACGTTAAAATCGAAGGTAGAAAAAGCATCAGAAATAAAACTTCTGGACAGACAAGCATTGACACAACTTGAACCAGATTTGGATCAACATGCCAAAGCTTTCTATATACCACATGAAGGACAGGTAGATGCACAGCGTTTTATGAAAGCTTCAAGTGATTATTTGCTTGCACATTCTGACGTTACGTGGCACCAAGAGTCTAAAGTGACCCATGTCTCAGATGGTACTGTTACAGTAGGTGATGAGAGTAAAACATTTGATTGGGTATTTGATGCACGAGGACTTGGTGCTCAAGAAGAAATGGATGGTTTGCGTGGTGTACGTGGGGAGGTATTCTGGCTTGATGCTCCTGAGGTAAACATAACCAGACCCACACGTATGTTGCACCCCCGCTATAAAATCTATATCGTCCCACGGCCTAATAACAGGTATGTCATCGGTGCGACTGAGATAGAGAGTGAAGATAAAAGTCCAATGTCTGTACGTTCAAGTCTGGAGTTACTCTCAGCAGTCTATAGTATGCACTCAGGATTTGCAGAAGCACGTATTGTCAATATGCTTACAAATTGTCGTCCTACACTTAGAGATAATTTGCCAAAGATTGAACATACTACAAAAATGACACGTATTAATGGACTATACCGACATGGTTATCTATTGGCACCGGCGGTAGTAGAAGAAGCGTTGAATGGAGGAGTAAACAGATGATAAAAGTATCAGTGAACGGTGAAGTAAAAGAGCTTGAAGAAAATTTAAATGTAAGTCAGATGATAGACGCACTTGAATATAAAGTCAAAGGTTTTGCTGTTGCTGTCAATACTACTTTTGTTCCCATTGCCAAGTATGATCAGACAATTATAAAAGAGGGAGATACCATA
This window harbors:
- the thiS gene encoding sulfur carrier protein ThiS is translated as MIKVSVNGEVKELEENLNVSQMIDALEYKVKGFAVAVNTTFVPIAKYDQTIIKEGDTIDILAPVQGG
- a CDS encoding FAD-dependent oxidoreductase; protein product: MNIGIAGAGLVGRVLALNLLQRGHTVTLFDEDTAYGDKAAGMTAAGMLAVFAELESAESVIFDHGNRSISLWPALLEQVGIADAYQQEGSIITAHPQDYNELDHFIDTLKSKVEKASEIKLLDRQALTQLEPDLDQHAKAFYIPHEGQVDAQRFMKASSDYLLAHSDVTWHQESKVTHVSDGTVTVGDESKTFDWVFDARGLGAQEEMDGLRGVRGEVFWLDAPEVNITRPTRMLHPRYKIYIVPRPNNRYVIGATEIESEDKSPMSVRSSLELLSAVYSMHSGFAEARIVNMLTNCRPTLRDNLPKIEHTTKMTRINGLYRHGYLLAPAVVEEALNGGVNR
- the thiC gene encoding phosphomethylpyrimidine synthase ThiC, which codes for MTKPYKDTLTTSNELLTRDPFPASQKVYLQGEIHKDIRVPVREITLGDESKLRVYDTSGPYTDPSVDIDVGEGIPAIRKEWIVGRGDVEEYEGRIMAPEDNGYNTDEQLEFVTAGAKGLVRTPLRAKKGKNVSQLWYARQGIITPEMEFIAIRENQDRAMNEMYLQDEERETRLKGENFGANLPEVITPEFVRQEVAAGRAVIPCNINHPEVEPMIIGRNFLVKVNANIGNSATTSSIAEEVEKMVWSTRWGGDTVMDLSTGKNIHTTRDWILRNSPVPIGTVPIYQALEKVNGIAEDLTWEVFRDTLIEQAEQGVDYFTIHAGLLLHHVPMTTKRVTGIVSRGGAIMAKWMIHHHQENFLNTHFEDICEIMKAYDVTFSLGDGLRPGSGADANDEAQFAELKELGRLTQIAWKHDVQTIIEGPGHVPMHMIKDNMDKQLEWCHEAPFYTLGPLTTDIAPGYDHFTSGIGAAMIGWYGCAMLCYVTPKEHLGLPNREDVKEGLITYKIAAHAADVAKGHPGARARDDAMSKARFEFRWVDQFNIGLDPERARDYHDATLPMEAAKVAHFCSMCGPKFCSMKISADVREYADSLGTDVESAKKQGMDEMSMKFKEMGSEVYVEADKIEEK